The Culex pipiens pallens isolate TS chromosome 2, TS_CPP_V2, whole genome shotgun sequence DNA window GAAGCTGCGGGTGCACGATGGGCGGCACAGCTTGGAGAGTAGCATTCATCACAGGATAAAGATGCTTTATAAGCGGGGGATGGACCGGTTTCCGTCGGAGTATCGGCTGTGGGTGCACTATTTGGGGCATTGCGAGCGGTATTCGATGCTGCCGGAGGGTTCGCGGACGCTGGACAAGATGCTGAACTATCACGGGGATAAGCCGAAGGCGTGGATTCGGGCGGCGGAGTGGGAGTATGGACGGGTGAAGAACATGGAACGGGCGAGGCACTTTATGTTCCGGGGGTTGCAGCGGCATCCGGAGTGTATGGAGCTGTATTTGAGCTTTTTGGGGTTGTTGGTGAAGGAGGCGGTTAAGCTTGTGAAGGAGTCGGAGGAGGGCGTTGAGGAGTTGCTGGAGAGGGAGGATTCTGCGTTTAGAAAGACGTTGGAGAGCGTGAATTTGATTTACGAGCATTACAAGAAGCGGGAACCGAGTTTGGAGTTTTACGTGAAGCTGCTGGACGCGTTGAAGCACAAGTCGGAGGTCAAGTCGTTTGCCGTGGTGGTTTTGAACGACTTGAAGGAGCAGTTTGCGACGAAGGAAGCGATGTGGAGTGCGTTGGCTCAACTGGCGCTGGACGGATCTTACCTGTTGGATGATGGGAAGGACAACTCCTTCCCGGAACGCCTCAAGAATTGCGTCGAAATCTACGACGAAGCCGTAGAAACTCTTTCGACTAAACAAATGTGGACTCTGTACGTAGATGCCGTCCTGAAACTCAACGAGGACATGTCATCGCACCAGAAGTTGCGGCGAAAAACGCTTGGAAGCGTGTTCAAAAAGGCGTTCGAGAGTGGCTCGCTCGAGGAAGACAAGTACGTTCAGTACCTGAAGCTGATGATCAACGTCGACCAGCCGCAAGAATCGTTGGTGACCGCCGTGCTGACCAAAGCCATTGAATCGTATCCAAAAAGCACGAAATTGTGGGTTCTCCACTTGACCTTCCTCGCCAAGCAGGAAGCTCCGACCAGCGAAATCGAAGACATCTTCAAAAAGGCCCTCGCCAACTGCACCGAAGACCTGCTCTCGCTGTGGACCGTTCGCTTCCAGTACTACCACACCCGGACCGACCTCCCAAAGGCACTCGAGCAAACCTTCAAAGATGCCATCGTCCAACCGCCCACAATTGCGTCCCACTTCCAACCACTCTACCTGGAATTCCTCGTCGTGACGCGCAACATCGACGCCGCCCGCAAAAAGTACCTCGAAATCCAAAAGAACTGCGCCCCTTGCCTGGAACTGCACCGCAAAATGTCCCAACTGGAATCCATCCAGGCCCAACCCAACGTCGACCACTGGCGCAAATGCCACGAAAACGCGTCCCACTTCTTCGGCACCGACAACATCGACGTCTGGATCGACTTCCTGGCCTTCGAGCGGGATCACGGCTCGCCCCGCAACATGCAACCCGTCTTTGAACGTGCCAAGGCTCGGCTG harbors:
- the LOC120432458 gene encoding U3 small nucleolar RNA-associated protein 6 homolog, which codes for MSEFIEKRRELSIKEYEFMKLLKLFTEDEIREIKSKRFTHENKVERRAKELADFIGYIAYECNLLQLLGERRKKLRVHDGRHSLESSIHHRIKMLYKRGMDRFPSEYRLWVHYLGHCERYSMLPEGSRTLDKMLNYHGDKPKAWIRAAEWEYGRVKNMERARHFMFRGLQRHPECMELYLSFLGLLVKEAVKLVKESEEGVEELLEREDSAFRKTLESVNLIYEHYKKREPSLEFYVKLLDALKHKSEVKSFAVVVLNDLKEQFATKEAMWSALAQLALDGSYLLDDGKDNSFPERLKNCVEIYDEAVETLSTKQMWTLYVDAVLKLNEDMSSHQKLRRKTLGSVFKKAFESGSLEEDKYVQYLKLMINVDQPQESLVTAVLTKAIESYPKSTKLWVLHLTFLAKQEAPTSEIEDIFKKALANCTEDLLSLWTVRFQYYHTRTDLPKALEQTFKDAIVQPPTIASHFQPLYLEFLVVTRNIDAARKKYLEIQKNCAPCLELHRKMSQLESIQAQPNVDHWRKCHENASHFFGTDNIDVWIDFLAFERDHGSPRNMQPVFERAKARLDADLVAGFVTEYELLKNPLI